Part of the Pseudobacteriovorax antillogorgiicola genome, CTCCAGGTGGCCTAGCTTACCTGGATACATGGGGACCGACACGATATGCAGCGAATACTGCGTTTTTAGCTCTTATTTATTCTGACTATCTTAAAAATGCCAAAGCCGATCAGGAAAAAGCTACTCGCTATTATGATTTTGCTGTGAGCCAGATGGAATACATACTGGGTAAGAACCCAGCAAATATCTCCTTTCAGATCGGCCTCGGTGACAACTACCCTAAGAACCCCCATCATCGTACCGCCCATGGCGCTTGGACTAATAACCTTCAGCAACCCGAGCAGTCTCGACATCTATTGGTCGGCGCTCTGGTGGGTGGTCCCAACCGCAACGATGGTTACGAAGATGATCGTGGTGACTATATCCTTAATGAGGTCGCAACCGATTACAATGCCGGCTTTACCTCTGCCTTAGCACGGCTTTATCTTGATTTCGGCGGCGATCCAATTCCCGAGAAACAATTCCCACCAAAAGAAGAAAAAGATTTAGAGTTCTTTGTCGAAGCTAAGGTTAACTCACAGGGACCTCGATACATTGAAATCGCCGCTCGTGTTCACAATCGTAGTGCCTGGCCTGCACGAAACGCCAAAAATCTAGCTCTACGCTACTACGTAGACCTTACTGAGGAGCTGGCCTTGGGCTACAAGCCTTCTGACATTAAGGTTTCAACCGCCTATAGCCAGGCCACATCCGTTTCGCCACTAACTCTAGTAGGCAAAGGCATCTATTATATCGAGATATCTTTTGAAGGCGTCAACATTTTCCCTGGAGGCCAATCTGAGTCTAAAAAAGAGGTACAGTTCCGCCTATCCTTACCCAGTAACACGAACACTCCAGAATGGAGCAATGATCAAGATCCATCCTGGGATGCCTATGGCAGCCAGTATAAGAACGCGGAAAAGATTGTCCTGTTCGATGGTGAGCAGCTCGTATGGGGCAAAATGCCCTAGTCTAGGCCCGTCACTCATGGAATAGTATCAAGTATTTTGAAACCCTTCATGAAAGCAGGGGCCAGTTCAGGCTCCTGCTTTTTTCCGAAACCCCTTATCAAAGGGTTCATTTTTGATGCGGAGTCGAAAAAGATCAAATATTTTTGATTTAGGCTCAAAAGCTGAGGCCCTCTAACCCCAAGGAATTCCGTTCCATATAGTCTATAATAACTACCTCAAGGTAAGTATTCAAGGCCTTCCCCTTTCGATTTTGAAGATATATCATTCGTATTATCAATTACTTGTGTCTGCAACTAAATATTTCTTGGATTTTGTCGAACATATGATTTATATTTTCGAACGGTTGATTAATTCAAACAAACGTTTGATCCGGAGCCTAGGAGTTATTGATGAAGTATTTTTTCGGATTGTTGGTCGTGTTGAGCTACGGCTCCCACGGTTTCTCTTTGACCCTCGACGAGGCCGTGCAGAAGGGTCTTGCCACTAGTGAAGACCTTACCATAAGGAAGCTAGAAATTGATCTCTATAAGGAAAACCTCAGCGAGATCCAAAGCACCCTGTACCCCAAGATCAGCGGTAGCGCCCAATTCATGCACTATCTGGAAAAGCCAGTCATAACGATTCCCGAAGGCACCCTACCCGCCGAGTTACCATTTTCAGTTCCCGATGAGATTCCCATTGCCCAGGATTATGCGGGTGAAGCCTCCCTTACCGTACAGCAAGTGATTTATACTTTTGGTGCGATATCAAAAGGGATTGAAGCTGCTCGTCAAAGCATTAATCTCGGCAAGACTGTAGAAGAGTCTGCGCAAGACGATCTTCGCGAGGCGATCAAGAACGCCTACTTTGATGCTCTAGCGGCAGATAGAGCCCTGCAAATCGCCCGAGACTCACTAAAAAATGCTAAAGAGAGCGAGGCTTTGCTGAGCCAAGGGGTTCGCGGCGGACGGTCTTCGCAATCAGATCTGATTCGAATTCGTTCCGATATCCAGATTCGCCGACCTGCAGTGACGCAAAAGAAACTACAACGAGACTTAGCCTATGACTACCTCCGGTTTCTTATTGGAGCCAAAAAAGATGAGCCGCTCAAGCTAAGTGAGAAGCTACAAGTCTCCAGAAAAGTTCCCACCTCATCTGAACTAGAAAGTAAGATGATTGCGAACCAACCAAAATTGAAGGCACTACAACAAAAAGCTGATCTTTTTCGAGCGTCTGCAGCTGCTACCGAGGCTAGTTTTAACCCGACTCTCGCAGCATTCGGCAACCTCACTGTCAATGCACAATCAGAAGATATCAATGCAGATAACTTGCAGACAGTTTCAGCCATCGGCCTACAGTTGAACTTCAAGCTCTACGACGGTGGTACCAATTCATCCCAAAAACAGCAGCAGATGATCGAATCCAAAAAGGCTGAGCAAGAGTTGAAACTAAGCTCAAGACAGCTGAAACTCGGTCTGAATAGAGCCTTAGCATCGGTTAACACTTTAAAAGAAATTCTTGCCGAAATCGACCAGGCTCTCACCCTAGCAGATCGATCTTATAAGATTTCACTAAAGCGATTTCGAGTTGGTCAAACCACGCCTTTAGAGCTTAATGATGTTGAACGGAGTCTGACTCAGCTCAAAGAAACACGC contains:
- a CDS encoding TolC family protein, with the translated sequence MKYFFGLLVVLSYGSHGFSLTLDEAVQKGLATSEDLTIRKLEIDLYKENLSEIQSTLYPKISGSAQFMHYLEKPVITIPEGTLPAELPFSVPDEIPIAQDYAGEASLTVQQVIYTFGAISKGIEAARQSINLGKTVEESAQDDLREAIKNAYFDALAADRALQIARDSLKNAKESEALLSQGVRGGRSSQSDLIRIRSDIQIRRPAVTQKKLQRDLAYDYLRFLIGAKKDEPLKLSEKLQVSRKVPTSSELESKMIANQPKLKALQQKADLFRASAAATEASFNPTLAAFGNLTVNAQSEDINADNLQTVSAIGLQLNFKLYDGGTNSSQKQQQMIESKKAEQELKLSSRQLKLGLNRALASVNTLKEILAEIDQALTLADRSYKISLKRFRVGQTTPLELNDVERSLTQLKETRLDALLKLNKAYVTIEKLTGVAI